tctaataatcccccccAGCTAAATTTCAGACCAAATCcttatcaccttttactaatgtTTTGCAGTTTATCGCACTTGTCTCTCACagttgctcattttgtttttatcatgtttttaaaagaaatcaaactcatTTTCTCAGGTTATAATACCCGTGacaggtgtctgaacacagcacaagaaaactgatcttgatccaggtgttaaagggttaaagaggtatctatttttgtgcaaaactgaggtaaaaaaaatctgtattcaTTCAGCATTCTATGGCATTAATGTAGCAAATCTTATGCAGCtgtctccatccatccatccattttcttcttcttatccAGAGTCGGGTcgcaggggcagcagcctaagcagggaagcccagacttccctctccccagccacttcgtccagctcttcccgggggatcccgaggcgttcccaggccagctgtgagacatagtctctccagcgtgtcctgggtcttcccccggggcctcctaccggtgggacgtgccctgaacacctcaccagggaggcgtctgGGAGGCATCCTAATAAGATGCcagtaaaatgtaaaagcatTATTGTTTATCTCTCTCACCTGAGGGAAGAGAGGTcgctcctctctcttcttcttcaggCAGTCGGCCATCAGTCTCTTCATGGCCTTTGGACAGTTGCTGCGCACCTTGCTGAGATCAGGAGACAGGTAACCTCGACCCACCATAAAGATGATctgtggaaagaaaacaaaccagtcATTAGAATATTTGTTTGCGGCTGCAGCTTCCTTTGGTCGTTGCTTTGTGCGACCCAGTGTCTTTAAGAACTAGCCTCAGAGCTAATGTTTTTAGCCTGTGTGGAGAGATTTTCTTACACTGTTGCTCAATGTTTAAACTAGAATCACCGCACTGTTGTTATATGCTTCCGCGCTCCAGTCAAGTTTGTCTTACAGTCCTTCTTAAGATATTGAAATTACGAGAATGAGATATAatgtcacactgaccttgacctttgaccaacaaaatatattcagttcattgttgagtccaagtgaatgtttgtgccaaatttaaagaagtTCCCACAAGGCgttttttgagatatcacattcgcAAGAATGACATGGAtgcaaggtcaaggtgaccttgatctttgaccaccaaaatctaatcagttcatccttgagtccacacgtggatgtttatgccaaatttgaagaaattctctcaaggtgttctggAGATGTCGTGTTCATGAGAATAGGCCAGATGGACGGACAACTCAAAAACCCGAAAACAGAATGGTCTACCCAGGGCTATCGCCAGCATGGAGGCCAAATAAAACATACCGTACAAACGTTTAAGATGAAGCCATGTCTTGGATTATGCAAACATCAGTGTCAGTGTGATATACTGAGTCCTCCCACCTGGtctctgttgttgatgttggaGTAGGGCAGCGCTCCTGACATCAGCTCGTACAGCACGATGCCAAACGCGTACACGTCTGACTGGAAGCTGTAGGGGTTCTTATCCTGCAGCCGGATTACCTCTGGAGCCTGACAGAGCACAAGTCACACTGTCAAATGACTGCCAGCACACACCTACTCATCCTGTATCTttgcataacaaaaaaatgagcacTGACCATCCACAGAATAGAGCCAGACAGCTGCTCAAACTGGTGCGAGCCACTCCAGCGGGACTTGACCGTAGCCAGACCAAAGTCCCCGATCTTCACCGTCAAATCCTCGTGGAGGAAAATATCTGGAGGAGATGAAGTCAAGGGAACACTCTTCTTCTACCTCTACGCTCTTAACCGGGTAAGAGTTGTGCACTttacagggttcatacacattttacagATAAATTTCAATgagttttccatgactttgaagCAAACTTTAAAGCAGATACATTATGTAAAACGACCATCGATACACATAACGgattcttaaattttttttgagaattttaaagaaaaaaagtttagcaatttgtttatttggcaatttcttttcttgaaaattgatttttttcccctttaaaaaaaaaataatcaaaaattacACTATTTATCACTGCCAGaatctgaaaaacagaaacagaaattattctatgattattattttcaaatttccaaaagtCCTTTCCTAAACTATTATCCAGGTTTGGGCatcaaaattccatgacttttccaaaacttatgagttatatttaattttccaaaactctTTCAGGCCTAAGAATTGCTATcagcaaattccatgacttttccaggttttttatGACCGTATGAACCCTGATTCTAAAGATGGGGGTGATATTTTTATCCCTACTTGTGTGTTAGCAAATTAAATCCAAGCTTCATCAACAGCTGTGAATTTCATATGGACCTCAGCCTAAAGATAAGCAGGTGTCAGAAGGATACTGTTGCTCTTCAGATCTCTGTGGATGATTGATTTGGCATGCAGGTAACTGAGGGGGAAAACAGAgttattaaaacaaagttattagACCAGTTACACACACGGAGcaactgctgctgtgtgtgtcggGGAACTCACTCCATGCCCTGAGCGGTCTGCCGGGCGATGTCGATCAGCTTGATCATCTCAAACTTGGTCTCGATGATGTGCAGGTGGTGGTACAGACTGGAGCCTTCACACCACTGGGTCACGATGGCCAGCTGAGGCTTGGTGGTGTAGCCCATGAACAGCAGGATGTTCACATGACGCGTTTTCCtggtgcaaacacacacagcaggttaataaaatacacaactCCAGCAGTTTTGTACTGCTTTGTTAAAGGACAACACTTCAGTACAATATCAGGTGTCACAAGTTACCTGAGGACTCCCACTTCATTCTTAAAGGCCTGAAGCTGTTGAGGTGTGGGAGCAGTGACGTTCAACATCTTCACTGCCACGTCCCctgggaggagaaggaggacatGTCAGTCCACTGAGCTGCTAGATGTGCTAATGTCAATTTAACTACctgttaaaacacattttatatatattcatatgaCAGCCAATTCCCAATAATGTGATGGAAAAAGATCCTGTTAAGTCATAGaggctaaaatgtaaaaactgcattttatggACTGAATTGCCCCTTTGAAAGTATTTCATCAACTGGTGGAGATATGATCTGTCACATCTAACTGTCATGAATGTAATCAAGTCATTCTGAGGCAAAAAAACCCTTTCAGCTTTAAGAGctaaaatcactttttggcaagcgtaaaactgtgttttaatagTTTAAAAGTCCCTTTAACGGTATTTTAACTGGTAAAAAGGACCAGGTGAACCATAATCTGTCACATCTAACTATCATGATtgaaattaaaccattttaagGCAAAAAGGAAGTGACAAGacaggagctgaaattactttttggcaggtgtaaaactgcattttaattgttgaattccccctttaaccctttgaaacctggatcagcatcagttttcttgtagtGGGTCGAGTTGCCTTTcgcaagctatttgacccttggAAACccaagcaaactggcttgatttggAAATCATGAGAAACACATaatatgtgtgggaatatctacatgagtatgtgtgttttgttgcgtacgtatatgtgggggtgggagggtcaggctgtctgtatttttcttgattttctttgatgtttttcatttctgttattgtttttaatctctgtgaggcactttgtgttactctttgtatgaaaagtgccatacaaataaagatttgattgattgattgattgatgcaACGAGCATGAAATGTCCAACAAAGTGCAAGATACTAGCAAACGGTGACAAGGAATTACcggcaattttttttattattattttttttaattaaaaaaggggggaggtTTATTAGAAAACTGTCaacaacaaaagttaaaaatgtctagaaaacgactttcataattattacaattttacattaaaaatgtacttttttgtaggaaaaataagataaataacgttcatatatcattttattttcagcgttttttttatttattcttttaggtaatttcttatttttcttttttacacttCTAACACTTGTCAATTGTAAgaattctaaaaatatatatatgtttttaattacttaactcaaaataatgagCTAATATCTAAAATCAGGGGAGGgaacaaaaaaagtatcaaaaagtACCAACATTTCGGTGCACTGTGCAACACCAATACTTGTTGAGTCAAAATAaagcgcgtgtgtgtgtgttcatggtaatgaagAATCATGTCAccttgtgttttaaataaaaaacaaaaaaacctcaaagagTTATCTCTATGAAAGATAAGTTGATGAGTAGAGCACTGGTCTTACCGTGCCACTTTCCCTTGAAGACGGTTCCAAAAGATCCAGAACCTATCCTCTGACCCAGAGTGATCTGACCCTCGGGGATTTCCCAGTCGTCACTGGAGTCCCTTCTCCCCAGGGTTTTCTGTTCCACAAGACACTGCATTAGCACGAGCACATAGGAAACCTACTCTAGAATAATCCCAACACCTGTTTTCATGTCTCACCATCTTATTGCGGTCCTCAGATGAGGACGAGGACTTGCGTTCCCTTTGCGGGCACGGCGACTTCTGAGGAACCTTGACGTTGGTCAGAGAGCCGGGTAAAGAGGCGGGAGGCGTGGCTGACAGCCCTGTGGTCGAGCCTGGAGGGGGGTACGGGAGGAAAAGAAGggaaagaataaaagaagaGAGGTGAGGTGGAGAGGTAAAATAAGAAAGTGAGACAAAGCAGAAGAGTAAAGAAAGAAGAGATTTGGGCGAGGACAGGGATTGAGGCGTCTGtatcagttgtgtgtgtgtgtgtgagtgtgtgtttgatcacATGCAGAGAGGTGAGGGATGGCAGTCAATGGTTTAAACCGCTGGggcctgagaaaattggtttgatttcttttgaaaaaacgggggaaaaggcaatgagccaagaaatatcctgcaaattgcaaaataaataaattttatagGTGACAAGAAATTGACAGGAAAATTAGCTGCAGggagatgaaaaaaatggaaaaatgtcaagaacagtatattaataatttttttaattatatatttaaaacttaaacagaaaaaactatttttttggcactttcttgagataattttcttgttcatgattttttaactttcctttttgGGTTATTAATCTACTTTTCAAAAGGTCCATCACTCTTGTTAACCTCTTGTATCAGAATCACAAAGCATTTTCTGATGTGTATCAGAAAGattttaaacagtaagctaTGTAGGAATTATTTACAACCAAACCAAAAGAccagacaaaaaatatatgcaattaaaaataaacttgttatGTACTGACCTTCACCGCATCAAAATTAATgcgttaatgctgacagcccttgttttttgtaaatatacacttatTCTGGATGTGATGTCTGCAAGACGTTctaaaaaagttgggacagggCATGTTTACCTCTGTgtgacaaaatgtttgtgtaaaagTGAAATATCCTGTTCTTGCTTGATATACAGTTGATCAACAGTTTGGGGTCTTTGTTGTCACATTTTGAGCTTCATAATGtgccacacattttcagtgggagacaggtctggactcTAGGCAGGTCATTCTGATGCCTGCACTCTTTAACAGGAAAGCCACGCTGGTGGAACACATGTCTTGCTGGAATGAGCAGAGATGTCCCTGGAAAATATATGTCAtatggatggcagcatatgttgctccaaagcCTGTATGCACCTTTAAGCAttcatggtgccttcacagatgtggAAGTTACCCATGGTGCTATGGGCACGAACACCACCCCATATCATCAAAGATGCtggctttgaactttgagcttGTAACAATTTTGATGGTCCTTTTTTCTCCTTAGCCTGGAGGACAGGatgtccatgatttccaaaatCAATCTGTGGACTTGTCAGACCACAgtacacttttccactttgtgtcagtccattTCAGATGAGTTCGGGTCCAGAGAAGTCTGGGGTGTCTTAACTTTATTTGTAGATGCAGGGAGGATGATTCAGTCAGTTGATACCAATTAACCTGTTTATTTGTGGAGCGATccaaacttgtgttttttgagtATTCCACAACTTTCCTGGTGTTATGTTGCCCGTCTCACTTTTTTGgtgtgttgcaggcatcaaattcagaatgattttacagaaaacaattacatttatcaTTCTGagcattaaatatcttgtctttatgctgtattcaattgaatatagctTGAAACACTATTTGGAATCGGTAATGTAATACCATTTTAGACATCAATATTAATAGTAGCTAGTAATGAAGCCAATAATAAGCTAGTTAAAGTTGactaacattttaatattttaaggaTATGGAATGTTCATTTAAGTTGAAGATGGTTATACTTAGgatataaatattttcacacttttcagTCATTAACACAGTAAGCCCCAGCTCACAGAGCACACCGTCACAAGTTTTCATTGAAACCGATTCTTAGGCACAAAGCAGATCCCCTGGTGAACTTACCCATTAAATACTTGATGTCACGTTGATTATGTTCTCTTTTAAATTAAGCAACCATCTAAATGAATGCAGTTATGTCTGTGCTTTCATTTTACTGCAATGTGACTAAAACCTGGGGTCTAAACAAGTGATGCTACTTAGATCGGAACAATTATTAATTATTCTATAGTTAACACTAGTTGATCAAAGGAGGATTTCAGCAATCAAGCCACCATCCACAGAGTGTGTGATTAGAGTAGTGGTGAGATCTGTGTGTGACCTGTGAGCTGTCGGGTGTGTTTGCCAGAGAGAGCATGTGAGGACAtaggggaaaaagagagagagggggacacACAGTGGATGGGACACAGGGCTGGGGGTGGTGTGTGGGGAGTGTGGGTGGAGAGGGTGAAGgacacaggaacacacagagGCCTAACTACCTCGGAAAACAGGCTCGGGCTCAAAATCAAACACTATGTCATTGGGGTAGGAGTATAGGAGGGGGCTTGAGGTCCGTGTTCGGTGCTTCCTCAAGCAGCGGGCGGGGTGGGTCGGGGGGGCTGCAGGgcaaagagaaacagacagaccaTCACTGCTACTCACCCTGCCCCTCTCACCTCCAACTCACTACTGTCCATGGCTACACCTGAGCTCCCGGGTGGAGTGTCCTCCTACAGCACTACATGTGTTCCTCAGAGTGCGAGCAGCGTTCACACTGCTAACTTTGATCTTTAATAAATACGTTGTAACaaattttattgtaaacatTATGGGAAATACTCCTATTTTCGTTCTTTCCTGAAGTGAGATAAGAAGATggatattaacccttagggactgtttggtgcattttacgcacttttcattcattttttgatcatttggCTGTTTCCATGCACacggcatacattttggcaagatagTGTATTTTCGTTTAATCTTTGATTTTACAattcagctcctacaataagtctaaaatacacggTGTTACTACTACTACACTACACTCATTACTACATTCAAAGAGCCGTAcaatttattagttttatttctattcaaTTGCTATCTTGGAAGTAGCCGGCTCGGTCAGAGGATGCCTCTAACCCTAACCTCCAACGCTTACTGACTCATTGTATCTTGTTTATCTACTctgtacacaaacatacacttaaaaacatttttttgtatttttttgtattgccGCCCATCAATTACaactaaaatcacaaaaatcttTGCAGCTAATGTGTTTACTAGTGATGTGTAATGTTGCCtgctattgtttttgttttttaataaacagtatttatttaatcaatttttaCTCAGTAAGTAAGAAACAGCCAGAATAAATTTACATTATAATATGGAAGCCCTCCCCAAGATTGTCCATCAGCATTTTCTTGAGTGAGTGGCTCAGAACTGCTGTGTGAAAGACAACTGGGTTCTCTTTTATCACCACTATGAAACAGGTTTTCCATAATTTCTGTTAGAGTTAGCAATCTCTGTGGACAACTTGCAAATGCACTTTTCCTGTGCATCCCTTTCAAAATGTTGAGAACCCCCAAATTAGATCTATGTAAAATAAACAACGTGCAATTATACCACAAGTTAGCAGCTAACACTGCAAGTTTTTTGTATACCCGGACATAACCACCCAACCTGCAGTGAGGGGTatgtataaaaagaaagaataccCATATACaggtatttcccaaaatgtttaactCTTCCAATAAGTCTCTAGATCGAAACTAGAAAATTGTTACAATGAACTTAGTGAGAATTTGATATATTGAAATTGTTGGATTTATGACATAATATGGACTACAGACAATTGCATTTACAAACAATGGCTGTATGCAAATTTAGGAAATCGAGTGCAACAGTTCAGTGGCACTGTCAAACCTACTGTAAATATGCCAtcgaaaaaaaagcctttatcaAGGAAGTTTTCATACCTGtctattagttgtttttttggcaggaACTCTGAAACTTGTGAGCAGACTTTGGCGTATTTTGACACGGATTCAGATGGAAACAATTCTGAACTCTTTTACACGactaaataacacattttaaggATTGTGCGGCAGGACATCCACCCCAAGTCCTTAAAGTAATAGTTGATATTCTGTTTATGACTACAATTAGTTCTGTTTGTCAAAAGCATGTGACCTAATTAACTCCATTTAAGTCTTGAAAACTACAGCAGGCCCACTTttagtggttttattttgtcaccAAACTTGTGTAAAGAGGTTGACTATAAGTCGTCCTACTGACTGTTCTGATGAGGAGCTGGGCCTGGCACAAAACTAGGTCTGCTGAAGTTAACCCTGACCCACAGATGTGAATTGACATGTGTGTCCTCAGCTTACTATTTTCAGTGACTGGCAGGGTGCAGGACTACACACAACTAACTCAAGCTCCTGGGTCtgaacttcacacacacacaaaagaccaGAGCACGCAGACGCGggatggtgggaaaaaaaagccacgGAATGAGCCAGTCTCCTACTGTGATCCTTACCTCCATCTGACCTTGGCAAGCCCTGATCTCGAATCAGATcctggaaaaaaagggagaatggAAATTAATATTATAGCCTGAACAATTTTCACACACGTAATTTACTGTTCTGCACAGTTTAAAGGACATAAATAGATTTAGTCTAAGTGGCGCAAAGTGAGGTGGCCCAACCCCATGTCCTATTTTTACCCCTACCCCTTGTTTCTAAGAGGCCCCACGGAACAGAGTTACAAGGTGTAGtggtttaaatgtttatcagGGTCTAAATGAAATTTAGGACCCTGATATGTCATCAGTAGTTGTCAATGGCgttccaaaaaacaaataagactGCGGCAATAATGGTGTCATCACAATGACATTTGCCAATTATGTGAAGGAGATATAAGAGCATGGATGCTAAAGATCAGgctatcaatcaatcaaacatttcatcaaataaaaaagaactgTGCTTCATTATCATGTGCAGCAACTTTACTGCTGGACTCAAGTTAAATTACGGGCATCATTTCTTATCACAGTTGGGAAATGTGACatggaaatatgtcaaaatgcaCAACTGTAACGTTAAgtagctagctagttagctagctagttagctacaTAGCAAATAGGACATTGGCATGCTACTAGCaatgtttttgttctgcttGTTATAAAGTAGAGGGTGGTAATACATTTGATATTTAACTAAGATGATACAGtgattttgtaatattaaagttttttatttgttagtttCTTTTGATGCTCATACCAATAATTTCTCACTGAATGAGACTTcattttcctctgaaaaacctttttttgaagGGCCATGTAGTCCTATCACTTTGCCCTGCCTTTCTATCCGACCAGGACACCCTACCCCTAGACATGAACACGCAAAACGCAGGGTTAGCGCTATGGGGGCAAGGGATGTATTAGGACGGAGCCTTAGTCTTGAACACATGCTGGTTTTAACAGGTTTCACCTGAAAGCAATATGTTggaaattattattcatttgtccttttaagtatgtaaaacattgtgaaaaagaaGGTATTAGATATATACTGTCAGAAATATTTCTGACCTCTTGTTAGCATAGTTAGCATACATTTAGCTTGGAGGGTTAACTTGACTTGTGTAGTATATTCCACAACTGCTGCTGTCACTCTAAATGTACTGCCAAACCCTGTTCAAACTCTAAAACTTTATACGGAAAATAAGGCACAAATAGCCAAATATTCATGCTGAACAGCACAATCCGATTTCACTGACATGATAGTGAGTCCTTATTCACGGTCAGTGGTTGAGAGGCACACAGCTATCAGAGTCCAGCAAAGAGGGAGCAGACTCACATCAATGTTGACAGGCTCGATGGTATTGATATGGACGTTGGGGGCAGAGGATGAACGGTCCCGCTGGCCAAACTGGTTGCGGTGGTCCTCCTCGTTGGGCCGGAAACTGGGCGGGATGGGTATGGACTTGGACGGGGACACAGTGGTGTGGCATATAGACCTGGAGAGATGAAGTTTTGAAGTG
This genomic interval from Plectropomus leopardus isolate mb chromosome 22, YSFRI_Pleo_2.0, whole genome shotgun sequence contains the following:
- the braf gene encoding serine/threonine-protein kinase B-raf isoform X2; protein product: MAALSSAESPPPVFNGDTVEREPGRERGLEELGAGLDSSCTSGIPGGPQDEEIWNIKQMIKLTQEHLEALLDKFGGEHNPPSIYLEAYEEYTSKLDALQQREQQLLEAMGNGTDFSCSPSPMPALLEVKMGGCGVGGGAQAFPSAPNTLAVLQTPTDASRANPRSPQKPIVRVFLPNKQRTVVPARCGMTVRDSLKKALMMRGLIPECCAVYRIQDGEKKPIGWDTDISWLTGEELHVEVLENVPLTTHNFVRKTFFTLAFCDFCRKLLFQGFRCQTCGYKFHQRCSTEVPLMCVNYDQLDLLLVSKFFEHHPFTQEEVSSEGTTPVSEACPSLPPSDSTGSICHTTVSPSKSIPIPPSFRPNEEDHRNQFGQRDRSSSAPNVHINTIEPVNIDDLIRDQGLPRSDGAPPTHPARCLRKHRTRTSSPLLYSYPNDIVFDFEPEPVFRGSTTGLSATPPASLPGSLTNVKVPQKSPCPQRERKSSSSSEDRNKMKTLGRRDSSDDWEIPEGQITLGQRIGSGSFGTVFKGKWHGDVAVKMLNVTAPTPQQLQAFKNEVGVLRKTRHVNILLFMGYTTKPQLAIVTQWCEGSSLYHHLHIIETKFEMIKLIDIARQTAQGMDYLHAKSIIHRDLKSNNIFLHEDLTVKIGDFGLATVKSRWSGSHQFEQLSGSILWMAPEVIRLQDKNPYSFQSDVYAFGIVLYELMSGALPYSNINNRDQIIFMVGRGYLSPDLSKVRSNCPKAMKRLMADCLKKKREERPLFPQILASIELLARSLPKIHRSASEPSLNRAGFQTEDFSLYACASPKTPIQAGGYGEFSAFK